A genomic region of Megalobrama amblycephala isolate DHTTF-2021 linkage group LG6, ASM1881202v1, whole genome shotgun sequence contains the following coding sequences:
- the rnaseh2b gene encoding ribonuclease H2 subunit B, with protein MTTRKKRSVHTDNDSWVVIAPDAALDTSRSEDSDPSFIKLKNPATGSSSLYLFGCGDISVYEVKAFSEDFRSWFIGQTVQRDGRLLYVTPIDPLFLLLPYISSVGTEGKFQPVKQMVMDEDYPGCTRLLQCKQGLDSLHHVADEREAGSQKFHRYNHEKTLEWLKKKVQRTVSTLKKSNISVGGGVKSSTFVRVKQEDATEEDYLRYAHGLISEYISEDLSKDLLKHLQLPEISSPKETEPPSKKRKLSDKPVEAGEDYTKFNSADFARKPPKKMTAAQKSLAKVDKTGMKSLAMFFSPKVKQEKN; from the exons ATGACTACTAGAAAGAAACGCTCTGTGCACACCGACAACGATAGCTGGGTTGTCATTGCTCCAG ATGCTGCACTGGACACAAGCAGATCCGAAGACAGTGATCCATCCTTCATCAAATTAAAGAATCCTGCTACAG GAAGTTCTTCGCTGTACCTGTTTGGCTGTGGCGATATCAGTGTTTATGAAGTTAAAGCTTTTTCTGAAGACTTTAGATCTTGGTTTATTGGACAGACAGTGCAAAGAG ATGGTAGACTGCTGTATGTGACTCCCATTGATCCTTTATTTCTGCTGTTGCCATACATTAGCAGTGTCGGCACTGAG GGAAAGTTCCAGCCGGTGAAGCAGATGGTGATGGATGAGGATTATCCTGGATGCACAAGACTTCTGCAATGCAAACAGGGACTGGACTCCCTTCATCATGTGGCTGATGAGAGAG AGGCTGGCAGTCAGAAGTTTCACAGATATAACCATGAGAAGACCTTGGAGTGGCTTAAGAAAAAG GTTCAGCGGACAGTAAGCACACTCAAAAAGAGCAACATATCTGTGGGCGGAGGAGTGAAGTCCAGCACATTTGTCAGAGTAAAACAGGAAGATGCTACTGAAG aggACTACTTACGTTACGCACATGGCCTCATATCAGAGTACATCAGTGAAGACCTGAGCAAAGATCTTCTCAAGCATTTGCA GTTGCCAGAGATATCCAGCCCTAAAGAGACAGAGCCACCTTCTAAG AAACGGAAACTGTCAGATAAACCAGTAGAGGCTGGAGAAGACTACACCAAGTTCAACAGTGCCGATTTTGCACGAAAA CCACCGAAGAAGATGACTGCAGCTCAGAAGAGTCTTGCCAAAGTAGACAAAACGGGCATGAAAAGCTTGGCAATGTTCTTCAGTCCCAAAGTCAAACAAGAGAAGAACTGA
- the LOC125270301 gene encoding uncharacterized protein C13orf42 produces MFKKINAVFRPNHLGPRSRDRFRSNEDYHSACTVKLVRSTSMLVVGESSRAQQDSTLKRSVSAVSVQSSTALYYYQSREDRVWLYSQNQNCLEYLQELVALRRQYTKSINDLKNGERKETVSRKKNPAPKPPQNRAAQTSRPEPSAPPIPNEEDTLQFFDAVIASCDPEPSRKPHVDNGHADVDFIVATSTSEHDLHSNWVLRDPRRISMMESQPKNSDISHGQAAQRKGDMGSTGSRRRLQRNPIHLPKVVESAFQTLRFKPKLKKKD; encoded by the exons ATGTTTAAGAAAATCAACGCAGTTTTCCGTCCGAACCATCTTGGGCCTCGTTCACGGGACAGGTTCAGGTCCAATGAGGACTACCACAGCGCATGCACCGTGAAACTGGTCCGGAGCACGTCGATGCTCGTGGTCGGGGAGAGCAGTCGCGCGCAGCAGGACTCCACACTGAAGCGGAGCGTGAGCGCCGTGAGTGTCCAGTCCAGCACGGCCCTGTACTACTACCAGAGTCGAGAGGACCGAGTATGGCTCTATTCCCAGAACCAGAACTGCTTAGAGTACTTACAGGAACTGGTCGCGCTCAGGCGTCAGTACACCAAGAGCATCAATGACCTCAAGAACGGCGAACGTAAAGAGACCGTGTCCCGCAAGAAGAACCCCGCACCCAAGCCACCGCAAAACAGAGCTGCACAG ACTTCACGGCCTGAACCTTCTGCTCCACCAATCCCAAATGAGGAAGACACACTCCAGTTCTTTGATGCAGTCATTGCAAGCTGTGACCCAGAACCCAGTCGAAAACCACATGTGGACAACGGACATGCAGACGTGGACTTTATAG TGGCAACCAGCACCAGTGAGCATGACCTTCACTCTAACTGGGTGCTTCGGGACCCTCGTCGAATCTCCATGATGGAGTCACAGCCCAAGAATTCAGATATCAGTCACGGGCAAGCGGCCCAGCGGAAGGGAGACATGGGAAGCACAGGCAGCAGGAGACGTCTGCAACGAAACCCTATCCACCTGCCAAAAGTGGTAGAGAGTGCCTTTCAGACTCTGCGCTTCAAACCCAAGCTCAAGAAGAAAGACTAG